A genomic stretch from Theobroma cacao cultivar B97-61/B2 chromosome 4, Criollo_cocoa_genome_V2, whole genome shotgun sequence includes:
- the LOC18603083 gene encoding uncharacterized protein LOC18603083 isoform X5: MGNEMGNNNTSGLREEDNTTQVISQKEVAYADDFKGQNHVVPTAQDKGFQGKDTGLASGDVGREDPNVDDQKTENKEEDDMKTKGKKSLQEAAPTDDVKGQNHEVPAFEDAYKSEKDTGLASTNLEGAAEPHDDNQKQDEKEDHSNIIPEAKEKSLQEAAYTEEATGQDCLVPAAEDKNIHGNETDLVSSEPDGIASPHVDNQKQDEKEEDININDETKEKSSQEVSSTDVAERQDHLLPAVEDENTNGNENGLVSSDSERTADHGDNPKQDEKEEDNTNAEPQEKPLAKDDHAGDVEEKKLTIPAAEGEDCNKTGAEAELASGYQMAVVDTLHNQTLEGREQVKTELHPLAECTKAEAKPSEAADEGRETQPASSPENLKDHEKQQESNLEENPSGISHHFENQNSMMKEDEGTRDSTSNAASSTSHDSVPQEPKVLEPEQYELAKIHTDQLVQACNGPQKSEHVIIPYLTCPDHENGFISDPSISTDMVESVCPDSSSKIEKETVDFWVKEMATKEVSNEENFELRGGDEAGNSLGKITTTMTDLPNEVGAKCNGELPSEMKSIQIDSPESQVEVILADETPNLQLEVSETEDKGIVPSHKAILVREESENGDSKLSHCQIQSEEESIEKSSGMESEEGSNADKPSASPPQFMMNGHVKEETRCLLDTSCDSTSSKDSQFEEAKTVENGLLIHVPINYQNGAIEEQQKDSQKKEIHLVTDHAVISADIFPTDQKDKEESEEKNIIEEMLAKIEDLNSIGNDTSNRESGEQCISHSYPIEQAEAFLSPSHSNQNLTEKSVISMAELAGEKPVWDLSNRPKTTPVTMAETKPSAKQCSEQRAIGETPAIANGDYYQQESVGRLSTESNSDNMSIHAQMRKSPSFDLDLRIHARAEESDQTPLLYQDKPTIDSFSSQAADDTLGKPLANTEHGKNSLHYEAMPVEEKVVTLERCDSEKSKTPFLGFLREEEEAHMLITPKKQDNHSAAKKATKVSPKEVTPAPPKGKEKRKPRTSLFGTCMCCATVIN, translated from the exons ATGGGAAATGAAATGGGGAACAACAACACATCTGGATTGCGAG AAGAAGATAATACAACTCAGGTTATATCTCAAAAAGAAGTTGCTTATGCAGATGATTTCAAAGGACAAAATCATGTAGTTCCTACAGCTCAAGATAAGGGTTTTCAAGGAAAAGATACAGGGTTAGCTTCTGGTGATGTAGGCAGAGAAGATCCCAATGTTGACGACcagaaaacagaaaataaaG AAGAAGATGACATGAAAACTAAGGGCAAGAAATCTCTGCAAGAAGCTGCTCCAACAGATGATGTCAAGGGACAAAATCATGAAGTTCCTGCATTTGAAGATGCatataaaagtgaaaaagacACAGGTTTGGCTTCTACTAATCTCGAGGGAGCGGCAGAACCTCATGATGACAACCAGAAACAGGATGAGAAAG AAGACCATAGTAACATAATTCCTGAAGCCAAAGAAAAATCCTTGCAAGAAGCTGCTTACACAGAAGAGGCAACAGGACAAGATTGTTTAGTTCCTGCAGctgaagataaaaatattcatgGAAATGAGACAGATTTAGTTTCGAGTGAACCTGATGGAATAGCATCGCCTCATGTTGACAACCAGAAACAGGATGAGAAAG AAGAAGATATTAACATAAACGATGAAACTAAAGAAAAATCCTCACAAGAAGTTTCTAGCACAGATGTAGCAGAAAGACAAGATCATCTACTGCCTGCAGTTGAAGATGAAAATACTAATGGAAATGAGAACGGGTTGGTTTCCAGTGATTCTGAGCGAACAGCAGATCATGGTGACAATCCAAAACAGGATGAGAAAG AAGAGGACAACACAAATGCTGAACCTCAGGAAAAACCTCTGGCAAAAGATGATCATGCAGGTGatgttgaagaaaaaaaactaacCATTCCTGCAGCTGAAGGTGAAGATTGTAATAAAACAGGGGCAGAGGCAGAATTGGCTTCTGGTTACCAAATGGCAGTAGTAGATACTCTTCATAACCAGACACTAGAAGGGCGAG AACAAGTTAAAACTGAACTTCATCCACTAGCTGAGTGTACAAAAGCTGAAGCAAAACCAAGTGAAGCTGCTGATGAAGGCAGGGAAACCCAACCAGCTTCTTCACCCGAGAACTTGAAAGATCATGAGAAGCAACAAGAATCAAATTTGGAGGAGAATCCATCTGGAATAAGTCATCATTTCGAGAATCAGAACTCCATGATGAAAG AGGATGAGGGGACTAGAGATTCAACTTCCAATGCAGCATCTTCTACTTCACATGATTCAGTACCTCAAGAACCTAAAGTTCTAGAGCCTGAACAGTATGAATTGGCCAAAATCCACACTGATCAACTGGTACAAGCGTGCAATGGGCCACAGAAAAGTGAGCATGTGATCATACCATATTTAACATGTCCAGATCACGAAAATGGTTTCATTTCAGACCCTAGCATATCAACTGATATGGTCGAGAGTGTTTGTCCTGATTCCAGTTCGAAGATAGAAAAGGAAACGGTTGATTTTTGGGTGAAAGAGATGGCAACCAAAGAAGTGAGCAATGAAGAGAATTTTGAACTTAGGGGTGGGGATGAGGCTGGGAATAGTTTAGGAAAAATAACCACCACAATGACGGATTTGCCTAATGAAGTTGGAGCCAAATGCAATGGAGAGTTACCAAGTGAGATGAAGTCAATTCAAATTGATTCCCCTGAATCACAAGTAGAAGTTATTCTGGCAGATGAGACACCGAATTTGCAACTGGAAGTTTCCGAAACTGAAGACAAAGGCATAGTTCCTAGTCATAAAGCCATATTGGTAAGGGAAGAATCAGAAAATGGAGATAGCAAGCTTTCTCACTGCCAAATTCAATCTGAAGAGGAGTCAATCGAAAAATCAAGTGGCATGGAGTCTGAAGAAGGATCAAACGCTGATAAGCCAAGTGCCTCTCCACCTCAATTTATGATGAATGGTCATGTGAAGGAGGAAACAAGATGTCTGCTCGATACTTCTTGTGATTCTACGAGCAGTAAGGACTCTCAATTTGAGGAGGCAAAGACTGTCGAGAACGGTCTCCTCATTCATGTGCCAATTAACTACCAGAATGGAGCTATTGAGGAACAACAAAAGGACtcacaaaagaaagaaattcacTTGGTCACTGACCACGCAGTGATTTCTGCAGATATTTTTCCCACAGATcaaaaagacaaagaagaaTCAGAAGAGAAGAACATTATCGAAGAAATGCTGGCAAAAATTGAAGATTtaaattccattggaaatgATACATCAAACAGAGAAAGTGGAGAGCAATGTATATCTCATTCATATCCTATAGAACAAGCAGAAGCATTTCTTAGCCCATCtcattcaaatcaaaacttGACAGAGAAAAGTGTAATTTCCATGGCTGAATTGGCTGGTGAGAAACCTGTATGGGATCTTTCAAATCGTCCAAAAACAACTCCAGTGACAATGGCAGAGACTAAGCCTTCAGCAAAACAGTGTAGTGAACAACGTGCAATTGGTGAAACACCTGCTATTGCCAATGGTGATTATTACCAACAAGAAAGTGTGGGAAGGCTCAGCACTGAATCAAATTCTGATAACATGAGCATTCATGCTCAAATGCGGAAATCCCCGAGCTTTGATCTTGATCTTCGAATCCATGCGAGAGCAGAGGAATCAGATCAAACCCCTTTGCTGTATCAGGATAAGCCTACAATCGACAGCTTCTCAAGCCAGGCAGCCGATGATACTCTTGGAAAACCACTAGCAAACACTGAGCATGGTAAAAATTCATTACATTATGAAGCAATGCCAGTGGAGGAGAAAGTTGTTACATTAGAAAGATGTGATTCTGAGAAGTCAAAAACTCCATTTCTTGGTTTCttgagagaagaagaagaagctcaTATGTTGATTACTCCAAAGAAACAAGACAACCATTCTGCTGCAAAGAAGGCAACCAAGGTTTCACCTAAGGAAGTCACACCTGCTCCACCAAAAGGTAAAGAAAAGCGCAAGCCTAGGACTTCTCTCTTTGGCACCTGCATGTGTTGTGCAACTGTGATCAATTAA
- the LOC18603083 gene encoding uncharacterized protein LOC18603083 isoform X2 — protein MGNEMGNNNTSGLREEDNTTQVISQKEVAYADDFKGQNHVVPTAQDKGFQGKDTGLASGDVGREDPNVDDQKTENKEEDDMKTKGKKSLQEAAPTDDVKGQNHEVPAFEDAYKSEKDTGLASTNLEGAAEPHDDNQKQDEKEDHSNIIPEAKEKSLQEAAYTEEATGQDCLVPAAEDKNIHGNETDLVSSEPDGIASPHVDNQKQDEKDHSNIIPEAKEKSLQEAAYTDEATGQDCLVPAAENKNTHGNKTDLVFSEPDGIASPHVDNQKQDKKEDSSNIIPEANEKSLQGAAYSDEATGQDNLVPAAEDKNSHGNEPDLVSSEPDGIASPHVDNQKQDEKEEDSSTNLEAEEKSLQEVASTDETKAQNHLVPTAADKNTHEMETGSGFSDPDVMAFFCVENQKQDEKEEDININDETKEKSSQEVSSTDVAERQDHLLPAVEDENTNGNENGLVSSDSERTADHGDNPKQDEKEEDNTNAEPQEKPLAKDDHAGDVEEKKLTIPAAEGEDCNKTGAEAELASGYQMAVVDTLHNQTLEGREQVKTELHPLAECTKAEAKPSEAADEGRETQPASSPENLKDHEKQQESNLEENPSGISHHFENQNSMMKEDEGTRDSTSNAASSTSHDSVPQEPKVLEPEQYELAKIHTDQLVQACNGPQKSEHVIIPYLTCPDHENGFISDPSISTDMVESVCPDSSSKIEKETVDFWVKEMATKEVSNEENFELRGGDEAGNSLGKITTTMTDLPNEVGAKCNGELPSEMKSIQIDSPESQVEVILADETPNLQLEVSETEDKGIVPSHKAILVREESENGDSKLSHCQIQSEEESIEKSSGMESEEGSNADKPSASPPQFMMNGHVKEETRCLLDTSCDSTSSKDSQFEEAKTVENGLLIHVPINYQNGAIEEQQKDSQKKEIHLVTDHAVISADIFPTDQKDKEESEEKNIIEEMLAKIEDLNSIGNDTSNRESGEQCISHSYPIEQAEAFLSPSHSNQNLTEKSVISMAELAGEKPVWDLSNRPKTTPVTMAETKPSAKQCSEQRAIGETPAIANGDYYQQESVGRLSTESNSDNMSIHAQMRKSPSFDLDLRIHARAEESDQTPLLYQDKPTIDSFSSQAADDTLGKPLANTEHGKNSLHYEAMPVEEKVVTLERCDSEKSKTPFLGFLREEEEAHMLITPKKQDNHSAAKKATKVSPKEVTPAPPKGKEKRKPRTSLFGTCMCCATVIN, from the exons ATGGGAAATGAAATGGGGAACAACAACACATCTGGATTGCGAG AAGAAGATAATACAACTCAGGTTATATCTCAAAAAGAAGTTGCTTATGCAGATGATTTCAAAGGACAAAATCATGTAGTTCCTACAGCTCAAGATAAGGGTTTTCAAGGAAAAGATACAGGGTTAGCTTCTGGTGATGTAGGCAGAGAAGATCCCAATGTTGACGACcagaaaacagaaaataaaG AAGAAGATGACATGAAAACTAAGGGCAAGAAATCTCTGCAAGAAGCTGCTCCAACAGATGATGTCAAGGGACAAAATCATGAAGTTCCTGCATTTGAAGATGCatataaaagtgaaaaagacACAGGTTTGGCTTCTACTAATCTCGAGGGAGCGGCAGAACCTCATGATGACAACCAGAAACAGGATGAGAAAG AAGACCATAGTAACATAATTCCTGAAGCCAAAGAAAAATCCTTGCAAGAAGCTGCTTACACAGAAGAGGCAACAGGACAAGATTGTTTAGTTCCTGCAGctgaagataaaaatattcatgGAAATGAGACAGATTTAGTTTCGAGTGAACCTGATGGAATAGCATCGCCTCATGTTGACAACCAGAAACAGGATGAGAAAG ACCATAGTAACATAATTCCTGAAGCTAAGGAAAAATCCTTGCAAGAAGCTGCTTACACAGATGAGGCAACAGGACAAGATTGTTTGGTTCCTGCagctgaaaataaaaatactcaTGGAAATAAGACAGATTTGGTTTTTAGTGAACCTGATGGAATAGCATCTCCTCATGTTGACAACCAGAAACAGGATAAGAAAG AAGACAGTAGTAACATAATTCCTGAAGCTAATGAAAAATCCTTGCAAGGAGCTGCTTACTCAGATGAGGCAACAGGACAAGATAATTTAGTTCCTGCAGCTGAAGATAAAAATTCTCATGGAAATGAGCCAGATTTGGTTTCTAGTGAACCTGATGGAATAGCATCTCCTCATGTTGACAACCAGAAGCAGGATGAGAAAG AAGAAGATAGTAGCACAAATCTTGAAGCTGAGGAAAAATCCTTGCAAGAAGTCGCTAGTACAGATGAAACAAAAGCACAAAATCACCTAGTTCCTACAGCTGCAGATAAAAATACTCATGAAATGGAAACAGGGTCGGGTTTTAGTGATCCTGATGTAATGGCATTTTTCTGTGttgaaaaccaaaaacagGATGAGAAAG AAGAAGATATTAACATAAACGATGAAACTAAAGAAAAATCCTCACAAGAAGTTTCTAGCACAGATGTAGCAGAAAGACAAGATCATCTACTGCCTGCAGTTGAAGATGAAAATACTAATGGAAATGAGAACGGGTTGGTTTCCAGTGATTCTGAGCGAACAGCAGATCATGGTGACAATCCAAAACAGGATGAGAAAG AAGAGGACAACACAAATGCTGAACCTCAGGAAAAACCTCTGGCAAAAGATGATCATGCAGGTGatgttgaagaaaaaaaactaacCATTCCTGCAGCTGAAGGTGAAGATTGTAATAAAACAGGGGCAGAGGCAGAATTGGCTTCTGGTTACCAAATGGCAGTAGTAGATACTCTTCATAACCAGACACTAGAAGGGCGAG AACAAGTTAAAACTGAACTTCATCCACTAGCTGAGTGTACAAAAGCTGAAGCAAAACCAAGTGAAGCTGCTGATGAAGGCAGGGAAACCCAACCAGCTTCTTCACCCGAGAACTTGAAAGATCATGAGAAGCAACAAGAATCAAATTTGGAGGAGAATCCATCTGGAATAAGTCATCATTTCGAGAATCAGAACTCCATGATGAAAG AGGATGAGGGGACTAGAGATTCAACTTCCAATGCAGCATCTTCTACTTCACATGATTCAGTACCTCAAGAACCTAAAGTTCTAGAGCCTGAACAGTATGAATTGGCCAAAATCCACACTGATCAACTGGTACAAGCGTGCAATGGGCCACAGAAAAGTGAGCATGTGATCATACCATATTTAACATGTCCAGATCACGAAAATGGTTTCATTTCAGACCCTAGCATATCAACTGATATGGTCGAGAGTGTTTGTCCTGATTCCAGTTCGAAGATAGAAAAGGAAACGGTTGATTTTTGGGTGAAAGAGATGGCAACCAAAGAAGTGAGCAATGAAGAGAATTTTGAACTTAGGGGTGGGGATGAGGCTGGGAATAGTTTAGGAAAAATAACCACCACAATGACGGATTTGCCTAATGAAGTTGGAGCCAAATGCAATGGAGAGTTACCAAGTGAGATGAAGTCAATTCAAATTGATTCCCCTGAATCACAAGTAGAAGTTATTCTGGCAGATGAGACACCGAATTTGCAACTGGAAGTTTCCGAAACTGAAGACAAAGGCATAGTTCCTAGTCATAAAGCCATATTGGTAAGGGAAGAATCAGAAAATGGAGATAGCAAGCTTTCTCACTGCCAAATTCAATCTGAAGAGGAGTCAATCGAAAAATCAAGTGGCATGGAGTCTGAAGAAGGATCAAACGCTGATAAGCCAAGTGCCTCTCCACCTCAATTTATGATGAATGGTCATGTGAAGGAGGAAACAAGATGTCTGCTCGATACTTCTTGTGATTCTACGAGCAGTAAGGACTCTCAATTTGAGGAGGCAAAGACTGTCGAGAACGGTCTCCTCATTCATGTGCCAATTAACTACCAGAATGGAGCTATTGAGGAACAACAAAAGGACtcacaaaagaaagaaattcacTTGGTCACTGACCACGCAGTGATTTCTGCAGATATTTTTCCCACAGATcaaaaagacaaagaagaaTCAGAAGAGAAGAACATTATCGAAGAAATGCTGGCAAAAATTGAAGATTtaaattccattggaaatgATACATCAAACAGAGAAAGTGGAGAGCAATGTATATCTCATTCATATCCTATAGAACAAGCAGAAGCATTTCTTAGCCCATCtcattcaaatcaaaacttGACAGAGAAAAGTGTAATTTCCATGGCTGAATTGGCTGGTGAGAAACCTGTATGGGATCTTTCAAATCGTCCAAAAACAACTCCAGTGACAATGGCAGAGACTAAGCCTTCAGCAAAACAGTGTAGTGAACAACGTGCAATTGGTGAAACACCTGCTATTGCCAATGGTGATTATTACCAACAAGAAAGTGTGGGAAGGCTCAGCACTGAATCAAATTCTGATAACATGAGCATTCATGCTCAAATGCGGAAATCCCCGAGCTTTGATCTTGATCTTCGAATCCATGCGAGAGCAGAGGAATCAGATCAAACCCCTTTGCTGTATCAGGATAAGCCTACAATCGACAGCTTCTCAAGCCAGGCAGCCGATGATACTCTTGGAAAACCACTAGCAAACACTGAGCATGGTAAAAATTCATTACATTATGAAGCAATGCCAGTGGAGGAGAAAGTTGTTACATTAGAAAGATGTGATTCTGAGAAGTCAAAAACTCCATTTCTTGGTTTCttgagagaagaagaagaagctcaTATGTTGATTACTCCAAAGAAACAAGACAACCATTCTGCTGCAAAGAAGGCAACCAAGGTTTCACCTAAGGAAGTCACACCTGCTCCACCAAAAGGTAAAGAAAAGCGCAAGCCTAGGACTTCTCTCTTTGGCACCTGCATGTGTTGTGCAACTGTGATCAATTAA
- the LOC18603083 gene encoding uncharacterized protein LOC18603083 isoform X4 has protein sequence MGNEMGNNNTSGLREEDNTTQVISQKEVAYADDFKGQNHVVPTAQDKGFQGKDTGLASGDVGREDPNVDDQKTENKEEDDMKTKGKKSLQEAAPTDDVKGQNHEVPAFEDAYKSEKDTGLASTNLEGAAEPHDDNQKQDEKEDHSNIIPEAKEKSLQEAAYTEEATGQDCLVPAAEDKNIHGNETDLVSSEPDGIASPHVDNQKQDEKEDHSNIIPEAKEKSLQEAAYTDEATGQDCLVPAAENKNTHGNKTDLVFSEPDGIASPHVDNQKQDKKEDSSNIIPEANEKSLQGAAYSDEATGQDNLVPAAEDKNSHGNEPDLVSSEPDGIASPHVDNQKQDEKEEDSSTNLEAEEKSLQEVASTDETKAQNHLVPTAADKNTHEMETGSGFSDPDVMAFFCVENQKQDEKEEDNTNAEPQEKPLAKDDHAGDVEEKKLTIPAAEGEDCNKTGAEAELASGYQMAVVDTLHNQTLEGREQVKTELHPLAECTKAEAKPSEAADEGRETQPASSPENLKDHEKQQESNLEENPSGISHHFENQNSMMKEDEGTRDSTSNAASSTSHDSVPQEPKVLEPEQYELAKIHTDQLVQACNGPQKSEHVIIPYLTCPDHENGFISDPSISTDMVESVCPDSSSKIEKETVDFWVKEMATKEVSNEENFELRGGDEAGNSLGKITTTMTDLPNEVGAKCNGELPSEMKSIQIDSPESQVEVILADETPNLQLEVSETEDKGIVPSHKAILVREESENGDSKLSHCQIQSEEESIEKSSGMESEEGSNADKPSASPPQFMMNGHVKEETRCLLDTSCDSTSSKDSQFEEAKTVENGLLIHVPINYQNGAIEEQQKDSQKKEIHLVTDHAVISADIFPTDQKDKEESEEKNIIEEMLAKIEDLNSIGNDTSNRESGEQCISHSYPIEQAEAFLSPSHSNQNLTEKSVISMAELAGEKPVWDLSNRPKTTPVTMAETKPSAKQCSEQRAIGETPAIANGDYYQQESVGRLSTESNSDNMSIHAQMRKSPSFDLDLRIHARAEESDQTPLLYQDKPTIDSFSSQAADDTLGKPLANTEHGKNSLHYEAMPVEEKVVTLERCDSEKSKTPFLGFLREEEEAHMLITPKKQDNHSAAKKATKVSPKEVTPAPPKGKEKRKPRTSLFGTCMCCATVIN, from the exons ATGGGAAATGAAATGGGGAACAACAACACATCTGGATTGCGAG AAGAAGATAATACAACTCAGGTTATATCTCAAAAAGAAGTTGCTTATGCAGATGATTTCAAAGGACAAAATCATGTAGTTCCTACAGCTCAAGATAAGGGTTTTCAAGGAAAAGATACAGGGTTAGCTTCTGGTGATGTAGGCAGAGAAGATCCCAATGTTGACGACcagaaaacagaaaataaaG AAGAAGATGACATGAAAACTAAGGGCAAGAAATCTCTGCAAGAAGCTGCTCCAACAGATGATGTCAAGGGACAAAATCATGAAGTTCCTGCATTTGAAGATGCatataaaagtgaaaaagacACAGGTTTGGCTTCTACTAATCTCGAGGGAGCGGCAGAACCTCATGATGACAACCAGAAACAGGATGAGAAAG AAGACCATAGTAACATAATTCCTGAAGCCAAAGAAAAATCCTTGCAAGAAGCTGCTTACACAGAAGAGGCAACAGGACAAGATTGTTTAGTTCCTGCAGctgaagataaaaatattcatgGAAATGAGACAGATTTAGTTTCGAGTGAACCTGATGGAATAGCATCGCCTCATGTTGACAACCAGAAACAGGATGAGAAAG AAGACCATAGTAACATAATTCCTGAAGCTAAGGAAAAATCCTTGCAAGAAGCTGCTTACACAGATGAGGCAACAGGACAAGATTGTTTGGTTCCTGCagctgaaaataaaaatactcaTGGAAATAAGACAGATTTGGTTTTTAGTGAACCTGATGGAATAGCATCTCCTCATGTTGACAACCAGAAACAGGATAAGAAAG AAGACAGTAGTAACATAATTCCTGAAGCTAATGAAAAATCCTTGCAAGGAGCTGCTTACTCAGATGAGGCAACAGGACAAGATAATTTAGTTCCTGCAGCTGAAGATAAAAATTCTCATGGAAATGAGCCAGATTTGGTTTCTAGTGAACCTGATGGAATAGCATCTCCTCATGTTGACAACCAGAAGCAGGATGAGAAAG AAGAAGATAGTAGCACAAATCTTGAAGCTGAGGAAAAATCCTTGCAAGAAGTCGCTAGTACAGATGAAACAAAAGCACAAAATCACCTAGTTCCTACAGCTGCAGATAAAAATACTCATGAAATGGAAACAGGGTCGGGTTTTAGTGATCCTGATGTAATGGCATTTTTCTGTGttgaaaaccaaaaacagGATGAGAAAG AAGAGGACAACACAAATGCTGAACCTCAGGAAAAACCTCTGGCAAAAGATGATCATGCAGGTGatgttgaagaaaaaaaactaacCATTCCTGCAGCTGAAGGTGAAGATTGTAATAAAACAGGGGCAGAGGCAGAATTGGCTTCTGGTTACCAAATGGCAGTAGTAGATACTCTTCATAACCAGACACTAGAAGGGCGAG AACAAGTTAAAACTGAACTTCATCCACTAGCTGAGTGTACAAAAGCTGAAGCAAAACCAAGTGAAGCTGCTGATGAAGGCAGGGAAACCCAACCAGCTTCTTCACCCGAGAACTTGAAAGATCATGAGAAGCAACAAGAATCAAATTTGGAGGAGAATCCATCTGGAATAAGTCATCATTTCGAGAATCAGAACTCCATGATGAAAG AGGATGAGGGGACTAGAGATTCAACTTCCAATGCAGCATCTTCTACTTCACATGATTCAGTACCTCAAGAACCTAAAGTTCTAGAGCCTGAACAGTATGAATTGGCCAAAATCCACACTGATCAACTGGTACAAGCGTGCAATGGGCCACAGAAAAGTGAGCATGTGATCATACCATATTTAACATGTCCAGATCACGAAAATGGTTTCATTTCAGACCCTAGCATATCAACTGATATGGTCGAGAGTGTTTGTCCTGATTCCAGTTCGAAGATAGAAAAGGAAACGGTTGATTTTTGGGTGAAAGAGATGGCAACCAAAGAAGTGAGCAATGAAGAGAATTTTGAACTTAGGGGTGGGGATGAGGCTGGGAATAGTTTAGGAAAAATAACCACCACAATGACGGATTTGCCTAATGAAGTTGGAGCCAAATGCAATGGAGAGTTACCAAGTGAGATGAAGTCAATTCAAATTGATTCCCCTGAATCACAAGTAGAAGTTATTCTGGCAGATGAGACACCGAATTTGCAACTGGAAGTTTCCGAAACTGAAGACAAAGGCATAGTTCCTAGTCATAAAGCCATATTGGTAAGGGAAGAATCAGAAAATGGAGATAGCAAGCTTTCTCACTGCCAAATTCAATCTGAAGAGGAGTCAATCGAAAAATCAAGTGGCATGGAGTCTGAAGAAGGATCAAACGCTGATAAGCCAAGTGCCTCTCCACCTCAATTTATGATGAATGGTCATGTGAAGGAGGAAACAAGATGTCTGCTCGATACTTCTTGTGATTCTACGAGCAGTAAGGACTCTCAATTTGAGGAGGCAAAGACTGTCGAGAACGGTCTCCTCATTCATGTGCCAATTAACTACCAGAATGGAGCTATTGAGGAACAACAAAAGGACtcacaaaagaaagaaattcacTTGGTCACTGACCACGCAGTGATTTCTGCAGATATTTTTCCCACAGATcaaaaagacaaagaagaaTCAGAAGAGAAGAACATTATCGAAGAAATGCTGGCAAAAATTGAAGATTtaaattccattggaaatgATACATCAAACAGAGAAAGTGGAGAGCAATGTATATCTCATTCATATCCTATAGAACAAGCAGAAGCATTTCTTAGCCCATCtcattcaaatcaaaacttGACAGAGAAAAGTGTAATTTCCATGGCTGAATTGGCTGGTGAGAAACCTGTATGGGATCTTTCAAATCGTCCAAAAACAACTCCAGTGACAATGGCAGAGACTAAGCCTTCAGCAAAACAGTGTAGTGAACAACGTGCAATTGGTGAAACACCTGCTATTGCCAATGGTGATTATTACCAACAAGAAAGTGTGGGAAGGCTCAGCACTGAATCAAATTCTGATAACATGAGCATTCATGCTCAAATGCGGAAATCCCCGAGCTTTGATCTTGATCTTCGAATCCATGCGAGAGCAGAGGAATCAGATCAAACCCCTTTGCTGTATCAGGATAAGCCTACAATCGACAGCTTCTCAAGCCAGGCAGCCGATGATACTCTTGGAAAACCACTAGCAAACACTGAGCATGGTAAAAATTCATTACATTATGAAGCAATGCCAGTGGAGGAGAAAGTTGTTACATTAGAAAGATGTGATTCTGAGAAGTCAAAAACTCCATTTCTTGGTTTCttgagagaagaagaagaagctcaTATGTTGATTACTCCAAAGAAACAAGACAACCATTCTGCTGCAAAGAAGGCAACCAAGGTTTCACCTAAGGAAGTCACACCTGCTCCACCAAAAGGTAAAGAAAAGCGCAAGCCTAGGACTTCTCTCTTTGGCACCTGCATGTGTTGTGCAACTGTGATCAATTAA